The following proteins come from a genomic window of Nocardioides albertanoniae:
- a CDS encoding GntR family transcriptional regulator, translating to MTTTARARANTDTVHAQLRAELLAGIYAPGERLKFTPLCERYDASVSVVREALTRLAEQGLVVSEPNIGFRVMPLTVADLRDLTRTRIDIETLALRYAIEQGGVEWESDLVAAHHRLERTAMTTDTGGPERLADEWERAHAAFHAALIAGCDSPRLVCMTVGLRDASELYRRWSQPREPGRDVAGEHRRLMEAALARDTDAAVEALTAHYQHTTDILEAGLRAQ from the coding sequence ATGACAACGACCGCCCGCGCTCGAGCCAACACCGACACGGTCCATGCTCAGCTGCGCGCCGAGCTCTTGGCAGGCATCTACGCACCCGGAGAACGACTCAAGTTCACGCCGCTGTGCGAGCGGTACGACGCCAGCGTGAGCGTGGTCCGCGAGGCGTTGACCCGGCTGGCCGAACAGGGTCTGGTCGTCTCGGAGCCCAACATCGGGTTCCGGGTGATGCCACTGACAGTGGCGGACCTCCGTGATCTCACCAGGACTCGCATCGATATCGAGACGCTGGCACTGCGCTATGCCATCGAGCAAGGCGGGGTCGAGTGGGAGTCGGACCTGGTTGCCGCACACCACCGGCTCGAGCGCACCGCGATGACGACGGACACGGGTGGCCCCGAACGCCTCGCCGACGAATGGGAACGGGCTCACGCAGCCTTCCACGCGGCTCTGATCGCGGGCTGCGACAGCCCTCGGCTCGTCTGCATGACGGTCGGTCTGCGCGACGCAAGCGAGCTCTATCGGCGCTGGTCCCAGCCGCGCGAGCCTGGCCGCGACGTCGCAGGCGAGCATCGTCGACTCATGGAAGCCGCCCTGGCCCGCGACACAGACGCGGCCGTCGAAGCGCTCACCGCCCACTATCAGCACACCACCGACATCCTGGAGGCCGGGCTGCGCGCTCAATGA
- a CDS encoding NADPH-dependent FMN reductase, translating into MGLLLEEVTGATTEIVDLRDLDLPLLDEPKMPALGGYVHEHTKRWSALVDESDAIVLVTPQYNGGYPAPLKNAIDYLYREWHGKPMLVVSYGGRGGGMAAAQLVGVLGVVGADLVTDPVQITLRRASYGVDGRLVAPEADIETVASELQAAGEALAKELRAR; encoded by the coding sequence GTGGGACTGCTTCTGGAGGAGGTGACCGGGGCGACGACCGAGATCGTGGACCTGCGTGACCTCGACCTGCCTCTGCTCGACGAGCCGAAGATGCCGGCCCTCGGCGGCTATGTCCACGAACACACCAAGCGCTGGAGCGCCTTGGTCGACGAGTCCGACGCGATCGTGCTCGTCACGCCGCAGTACAACGGTGGTTACCCCGCGCCGCTGAAGAACGCGATCGACTATCTCTATCGCGAATGGCACGGAAAGCCGATGCTGGTGGTCAGCTACGGCGGTCGAGGGGGTGGCATGGCCGCCGCGCAGCTGGTCGGCGTGCTGGGCGTGGTGGGTGCGGACCTGGTGACGGATCCGGTGCAGATCACCCTGCGCCGGGCCAGCTATGGGGTGGACGGTCGTCTCGTCGCACCCGAGGCAGACATCGAGACGGTTGCCTCCGAGCTGCAAGCGGCGGGGGAAGCCCTCGCCAAGGAGCTGCGTGCCCGCTGA
- a CDS encoding tetratricopeptide repeat protein: protein MEKDEFEYAAPAVIFPGQTAHESAYRTAHDLLSRRFPVEALELLEPALAEDPDNIGLRTMRAWAYMLRAQLTKAETELRWLVGQDPSDAWSQHSLGRVLERQDRLEDALGPLRLAAVMSDDYDHQAAVYRVSNRISQRSE from the coding sequence ATGGAGAAGGACGAGTTCGAGTACGCAGCCCCGGCTGTCATCTTCCCGGGACAGACCGCCCACGAGTCGGCCTACCGTACGGCCCACGACCTGCTCTCGCGGCGCTTCCCGGTGGAGGCGCTGGAGCTCCTGGAGCCGGCGCTGGCCGAGGACCCCGACAACATCGGGCTGCGCACCATGCGCGCGTGGGCCTACATGCTGCGGGCACAGCTCACCAAGGCAGAGACCGAGCTGCGCTGGCTCGTCGGGCAGGACCCGAGCGACGCCTGGAGCCAGCACTCCCTCGGCCGGGTGCTCGAGCGTCAGGACCGTCTCGAGGACGCTCTCGGCCCGCTGCGTCTGGCCGCCGTGATGAGCGACGACTACGACCACCAGGCCGCGGTCTACCGCGTCAGCAACCGGATCTCGCAGCGCTCGGAATGA
- a CDS encoding 4a-hydroxytetrahydrobiopterin dehydratase translates to MEPDTTTLTAEQVAQEQLAGWSFDDSGDADSIVARVETGDFVTGLALVNAIGEKAEEANHHPDIDLRYPYVEIRLSSHDAGGVTSRDVALAKVINGLSAESAL, encoded by the coding sequence ATGGAACCTGACACCACCACCCTCACCGCCGAGCAGGTCGCCCAGGAGCAGCTGGCCGGCTGGTCCTTCGATGACTCGGGCGACGCCGACAGCATCGTCGCCAGGGTGGAGACCGGTGACTTCGTCACCGGCCTTGCCCTGGTCAACGCGATCGGGGAGAAGGCCGAGGAGGCCAACCACCACCCCGACATCGACCTGCGCTACCCCTACGTCGAGATCAGGCTCAGCAGCCATGACGCCGGTGGCGTGACCAGCCGTGACGTCGCGCTCGCGAAGGTGATCAACGGCCTCTCCGCCGAGTCTGCCCTCTGA
- a CDS encoding PQQ-dependent sugar dehydrogenase, with protein MRAATALAAVVVLGLLTSACAGESSPATTPPPLNPSGSVSATSSAPPSESSAVLPTSGRVPELDVEVLSDGLDHPWDVVDIGDDRFLLTERERAVLALVEDGERREIPLEDNKIWVSGETGLMGLEVDPDFAETRRIYTCQGWNDGQDVRVISWTLDQGLTRATQERTLIDGLPTSSGRHGGCRLLISADGALWVGTGDAATEKNPRSLDSLGGKTLRLDPETGKPWPGNPWAGDDGPRRYITSFGHRNVQGLAERADGTIWAIEHGTDRDDEVNEIILGGDYGYNPGPGYDESVPMTDQDLPGKQIEARWDSGDPTVATGGGTFIPLQERWGAYGGALAVAVLKATELRVLSFAGSGRLTDDRAPEALRDYGRLRTVSLAEDGDLLVTTDNGGGEDQLLRVIPR; from the coding sequence ATGCGCGCTGCCACAGCCCTTGCCGCCGTGGTCGTCCTCGGGCTCCTGACCTCGGCGTGCGCAGGTGAATCCTCTCCGGCCACCACTCCCCCGCCGCTGAACCCGTCGGGTTCGGTGAGCGCGACCTCGAGCGCGCCGCCGTCGGAGTCGTCGGCCGTGCTGCCCACCTCCGGCCGCGTCCCGGAGCTCGACGTCGAGGTGTTGAGCGACGGGCTCGACCATCCGTGGGACGTCGTCGACATCGGCGACGACCGGTTTCTGCTCACCGAGCGCGAACGAGCGGTGCTGGCGCTGGTCGAGGACGGCGAGCGCCGCGAGATCCCGCTGGAGGACAACAAGATCTGGGTCTCCGGGGAGACCGGCCTGATGGGTCTCGAGGTCGACCCCGACTTCGCCGAGACCCGGCGCATCTACACCTGCCAGGGCTGGAACGACGGCCAGGACGTACGCGTCATCTCCTGGACCCTCGACCAGGGGCTCACCCGCGCCACCCAGGAGCGCACCCTGATCGACGGCCTGCCGACCAGCTCGGGTCGTCACGGCGGCTGCCGGCTGCTGATCAGCGCGGACGGCGCGCTGTGGGTCGGCACCGGCGACGCCGCCACCGAGAAGAACCCGCGAAGCCTCGACTCCCTCGGTGGCAAGACGCTTCGGCTCGACCCGGAGACCGGCAAGCCCTGGCCGGGCAACCCGTGGGCGGGCGACGACGGCCCGCGGCGCTACATCACCTCGTTCGGCCACCGCAACGTGCAGGGCCTCGCCGAGCGCGCCGACGGCACGATCTGGGCGATCGAGCACGGCACCGACCGCGACGACGAGGTCAACGAGATCATCCTCGGTGGCGACTACGGCTACAACCCGGGTCCGGGCTACGACGAGTCGGTGCCGATGACCGACCAGGATCTGCCCGGCAAGCAGATCGAGGCGAGGTGGGACTCCGGCGACCCGACCGTCGCCACCGGTGGCGGCACGTTCATCCCGCTGCAGGAGCGATGGGGCGCCTACGGCGGTGCGCTCGCGGTCGCGGTGCTGAAGGCGACCGAGCTGCGGGTGCTGTCGTTCGCCGGGTCCGGCAGGCTCACCGACGACCGCGCCCCCGAGGCCCTGCGGGACTACGGGCGGCTGCGTACGGTCTCGCTGGCCGAGGACGGCGACCTGCTCGTCACCACCGACAACGGCGGCGGCGAGGATCAGCTGCTGCGGGTCATCCCGCGCTGA
- a CDS encoding ion channel has translation MANVIRAMRNHPCGVLLVGQLVAILAYPFLDSSTAGRAVLGVLQLVLLLAAVAAVRMTPAFTWAALLFGGPATIFAVWESVAPGEGWVVLASAFFHVPFYLFVSYAMIRYLFHDDVVTRDELFATGAAFTVVAWAFAYLYAAVQVIWPGSFGDHRQWFDLLFLSFTTLTSVGLSDIVPVLPNARSIVMVEQVAGVFYVALVVARLVGIAAARARRS, from the coding sequence ATGGCGAACGTGATCAGGGCGATGCGCAACCACCCGTGCGGCGTCCTTCTCGTCGGACAGCTGGTGGCGATCCTGGCCTACCCGTTCCTCGACAGCTCGACCGCGGGGCGCGCCGTGCTCGGTGTGCTCCAGCTCGTGCTCCTGCTCGCTGCCGTCGCGGCCGTACGCATGACCCCGGCGTTCACCTGGGCAGCGCTGCTCTTCGGCGGACCGGCGACGATCTTCGCGGTGTGGGAGTCGGTCGCGCCCGGCGAGGGCTGGGTCGTGCTCGCCTCGGCGTTCTTCCACGTGCCGTTCTATCTCTTCGTCTCCTACGCGATGATCCGCTACCTGTTCCACGACGACGTCGTGACCCGCGACGAGCTCTTCGCGACCGGTGCGGCGTTCACCGTCGTGGCCTGGGCCTTCGCCTATCTCTACGCCGCCGTCCAGGTCATCTGGCCCGGCTCCTTCGGAGACCACCGGCAGTGGTTCGACCTCCTCTTCCTCTCGTTCACGACGCTCACCTCGGTCGGCCTCTCCGACATCGTCCCGGTGCTCCCCAACGCCCGCTCGATCGTGATGGTCGAGCAGGTCGCCGGCGTCTTCTACGTCGCCCTCGTCGTCGCCCGCCTGGTCGGCATCGCCGCCGCCCGGGCGCGTCGCAGCTGA
- the panB gene encoding 3-methyl-2-oxobutanoate hydroxymethyltransferase: protein MMSTNTSAEETAPYGSGPAAGAPAKPVRKVRTHHLREMKQRGDKITMLTSYDMYSAQIFDEAGVDLLLVGDSASNNVLGNETSLPVTVDELLPLTRAVSRSAKRAMVVGDLPFGSYQASPEQGYLTAVRFMKEAGAHCVKLEGGAEMAPVIKKLTEGGVPVIAHIGFTPQSEHVLGGYRVQGRGETSDRIIADAKAVQEAGAFAVVMEMVPGDVAAQITKELDIPTIGIGAGPDCDGQVLVWQDAFGMRDGKMARFVKQYADLKSVLSEGAEAYVSDVKGSTFPAPEHTF from the coding sequence ATGATGAGCACGAACACCTCTGCCGAGGAGACCGCGCCCTACGGCTCCGGTCCCGCCGCCGGCGCGCCGGCCAAGCCCGTACGCAAGGTCCGCACGCATCATCTTCGCGAGATGAAGCAGCGTGGCGACAAGATCACGATGCTGACCTCCTACGACATGTATTCCGCCCAGATCTTCGACGAGGCCGGGGTCGACCTGCTGCTCGTGGGTGACTCGGCCTCCAACAACGTGCTCGGCAACGAGACCTCTCTACCGGTCACCGTCGACGAGCTGCTGCCGCTGACCCGCGCGGTCTCGCGCAGCGCGAAGCGGGCGATGGTCGTCGGCGACCTGCCGTTCGGCTCCTACCAGGCCTCGCCCGAGCAGGGCTACCTGACCGCGGTGCGGTTCATGAAGGAGGCCGGCGCGCACTGCGTGAAGCTCGAGGGCGGCGCCGAGATGGCCCCGGTGATCAAGAAGCTGACCGAGGGCGGCGTGCCGGTCATCGCCCACATCGGCTTCACCCCGCAGTCCGAGCACGTGCTCGGCGGCTACCGCGTGCAGGGCCGCGGCGAGACCTCCGACCGGATCATCGCCGACGCCAAGGCCGTCCAGGAGGCGGGTGCCTTCGCGGTGGTCATGGAGATGGTGCCCGGCGACGTCGCCGCGCAGATCACCAAGGAGCTCGACATCCCCACGATCGGCATCGGCGCCGGCCCCGACTGCGACGGCCAGGTGCTGGTCTGGCAGGACGCCTTCGGCATGCGCGACGGCAAGATGGCCCGGTTCGTCAAGCAGTACGCCGACCTCAAGTCGGTGCTCTCCGAAGGCGCCGAGGCGTACGTCTCCGACGTCAAGGGCTCCACCTTCCCCGCGCCCGAGCACACCTTCTGA
- a CDS encoding GNAT family N-acetyltransferase: MIIRRERLEDVADIRAVTAAAFSGVEHSAPPVEPDGVPGEATLVGWLREDPGWIPELSLVAEVDGQVIGHVVATRGELAGRSALGLGPVSVSPDHQRSGVGSALMHAVLDAADGLGEPVVVLLGSPDYYGRFGFVPAASIGIEAPDPAWGDYFQARPLAAYDSSLRGPFRYAAPFDRL; the protein is encoded by the coding sequence ATGATCATCAGACGCGAACGACTCGAGGACGTGGCCGACATCCGGGCGGTCACCGCCGCCGCCTTCTCCGGCGTGGAGCACTCCGCTCCGCCGGTCGAGCCCGACGGGGTGCCCGGCGAGGCGACCCTGGTGGGGTGGCTGCGTGAGGACCCGGGCTGGATCCCGGAGCTCTCGCTGGTCGCCGAGGTCGACGGGCAGGTCATCGGCCATGTCGTGGCGACCCGGGGCGAGCTCGCCGGGCGGTCTGCGCTCGGGCTCGGGCCGGTCAGCGTCTCCCCCGATCATCAGCGTTCCGGGGTCGGCTCGGCGCTGATGCATGCGGTGCTCGACGCCGCCGACGGCCTCGGCGAGCCGGTCGTCGTGCTGCTCGGCTCGCCCGACTACTACGGGCGGTTCGGCTTCGTGCCTGCCGCTTCGATCGGGATCGAGGCGCCGGATCCGGCGTGGGGCGACTACTTCCAGGCTCGGCCGCTGGCGGCGTACGACTCGAGTCTTCGGGGTCCGTTCCGTTATGCCGCTCCTTTCGACCGGCTGTGA
- a CDS encoding GNAT family N-acetyltransferase, with translation MQVREATKHDLDAVIHVGVTTWRATYPPFAGEAYVEEGIAKWWSPEAVLPGIENRRVLVAEDDGAVVAMAAYTLFEDHLMLWKLYVLPEVQGSGAGRALMTEVIDRAGDLPVRLTHLVGNDRAHAVYERLGFATTGKVAGWADGPGEIAMERPART, from the coding sequence ATGCAGGTTCGAGAAGCGACGAAGCACGACCTGGACGCTGTCATCCACGTCGGCGTGACGACCTGGCGTGCGACCTACCCGCCGTTCGCCGGCGAGGCGTACGTCGAGGAAGGCATCGCCAAGTGGTGGTCTCCCGAGGCGGTTCTCCCCGGCATCGAGAACCGACGGGTGCTGGTCGCCGAAGACGACGGCGCAGTCGTCGCGATGGCTGCCTACACGCTCTTCGAGGACCACCTGATGCTCTGGAAGCTCTACGTGCTCCCCGAAGTCCAGGGATCCGGTGCGGGTCGCGCGCTGATGACCGAGGTGATCGACCGCGCCGGCGACCTCCCCGTACGCCTCACCCATCTCGTCGGCAACGACCGTGCCCACGCCGTCTACGAGCGGCTCGGCTTCGCCACCACCGGAAAGGTCGCCGGCTGGGCCGACGGTCCTGGCGAGATCGCGATGGAGCGGCCTGCCCGCACCTGA
- a CDS encoding NAD(+) synthase — MDFYSAYSHGFARVAACTIPVSVADPAANAREVIAQARECSEEGVAVAVFPELCLSGYSIDDLVLQRTLLDAVQAAISAIVVASETLLPMIVVGAPLRHGDRVLNTAVVIHGGEVLGVVPKTYLPTYREFYEKRWYASGDGAEGTIMLGGEEVPLSNELLFRCTDVKDLVVHVEICEDMWVPVPPSAKAALAGATVLLNLSASPITVGRSDSRRLLVQSASARCNAAYVYTAAGPGESTTDLSWDGQTMAYELGELLGETERFPDGPRRTVVDVDLERIRAERIRQGTFDDNRRAVGTYHSEIEFELAPPLVGDGLRRKVDRFPFVPDDPDKLALECYEAYNIQVSGLEKRLQSIGPDTKIVIGVSGGLDSTHALIVAAKALDRLGRPHSDILAFTMPGFATSDDTRSNAIQLMEALGTTHETLDIRPTATQMLKEIGHPAGDGEPVYDVTFENVQAGLRTDFLFRIANQRGGIVLGTGDLSELALGWATYGVGDQMSHYNVNAGVPKTLIQHLIRWVITTEQFDGAADEVLQEILDQEISPELVPGEEMQSTEQKIGPYALQDFTLFHTVRNGFSPSKIAFLAWNAWHDLEAGEWPPGFPEDKRTAYEMKEIRAWLEVFVKRFFANQFKRSALPNGPKVHNGGTMSPRGDWRMPSDASAAAWLAEIEARVPVE; from the coding sequence GTGGACTTCTACTCCGCCTACTCCCATGGCTTCGCACGGGTCGCGGCGTGCACCATCCCGGTCTCGGTCGCCGACCCGGCGGCCAACGCGCGCGAGGTGATCGCGCAGGCGCGCGAGTGCAGCGAGGAAGGGGTGGCGGTCGCGGTCTTCCCCGAGCTGTGTCTCTCGGGCTACTCGATCGACGACCTCGTGCTGCAGCGCACCCTGCTCGACGCCGTGCAGGCCGCGATCAGCGCGATCGTGGTGGCCTCCGAGACGCTGCTGCCGATGATCGTCGTCGGCGCGCCGCTGCGCCACGGCGACCGGGTGCTCAACACCGCGGTCGTCATCCACGGCGGCGAGGTGCTGGGCGTGGTGCCGAAGACCTACCTGCCGACCTACCGCGAGTTCTACGAGAAGCGCTGGTACGCCTCGGGCGACGGTGCCGAGGGCACGATCATGCTCGGCGGTGAGGAGGTGCCGCTCAGCAACGAGCTGCTCTTCCGGTGCACCGACGTCAAGGATCTCGTCGTCCACGTCGAGATCTGCGAAGACATGTGGGTGCCGGTGCCGCCGAGCGCCAAGGCCGCGCTGGCCGGCGCGACCGTGCTGCTCAACCTCTCGGCCAGCCCGATCACGGTGGGCCGCTCCGACTCGCGCCGCCTCCTGGTCCAGTCGGCCTCGGCCCGGTGCAACGCGGCGTACGTCTACACCGCTGCCGGGCCGGGCGAGTCGACCACCGACCTGTCCTGGGACGGCCAGACGATGGCCTACGAGCTCGGCGAGCTGCTGGGGGAGACCGAGCGGTTCCCCGACGGGCCGCGGCGCACCGTGGTCGACGTCGACCTGGAGCGGATCCGGGCCGAGCGCATCCGGCAGGGCACCTTCGACGACAACCGGCGCGCCGTCGGCACCTACCATTCCGAGATCGAGTTCGAGCTCGCACCGCCGCTGGTCGGCGACGGTCTGCGGCGCAAGGTCGACCGGTTCCCGTTCGTGCCCGACGACCCCGACAAGCTCGCCCTGGAGTGCTACGAGGCCTACAACATCCAGGTCTCCGGCCTGGAGAAGCGGCTGCAGTCCATCGGCCCGGACACCAAGATCGTCATCGGTGTCTCCGGCGGTCTCGACTCCACCCATGCGCTGATCGTCGCCGCCAAGGCGCTCGACCGCCTCGGTCGCCCGCACAGCGACATCCTGGCGTTCACGATGCCCGGTTTCGCCACCTCCGACGACACCAGGTCCAACGCGATCCAGCTGATGGAGGCGCTCGGCACGACCCACGAGACGCTCGACATCCGCCCCACCGCGACCCAGATGCTCAAGGAGATCGGCCACCCGGCCGGCGACGGCGAGCCGGTCTACGACGTGACGTTCGAGAACGTCCAGGCGGGGCTGCGTACGGACTTCCTCTTCCGCATCGCCAACCAGCGCGGCGGCATCGTGCTCGGCACCGGCGACCTCTCCGAGCTCGCGCTCGGCTGGGCGACCTACGGCGTCGGCGACCAGATGTCGCACTACAACGTCAACGCGGGCGTGCCGAAGACCCTGATCCAGCACCTGATCCGCTGGGTGATCACGACCGAGCAGTTCGACGGCGCCGCCGACGAGGTGCTCCAGGAGATCCTCGACCAGGAGATCTCGCCCGAGCTCGTGCCGGGGGAGGAGATGCAGTCGACGGAGCAGAAGATCGGTCCGTACGCCCTGCAGGACTTCACCCTCTTCCACACCGTGCGCAACGGCTTCTCGCCCTCGAAGATCGCCTTCCTGGCGTGGAACGCCTGGCACGATCTCGAGGCCGGCGAGTGGCCGCCGGGGTTCCCGGAGGACAAGCGGACGGCGTATGAGATGAAGGAGATCCGAGCCTGGCTCGAGGTCTTCGTGAAGCGCTTCTTCGCCAACCAGTTCAAGCGCTCGGCGCTGCCCAACGGTCCGAAGGTCCACAACGGCGGCACCATGTCGCCCCGCGGCGACTGGCGGATGCCGTCGGACGCCTCGGCCGCCGCCTGGCTTGCCGAGATCGAGGCGCGGGTTCCTGTGGAGTAG
- a CDS encoding MerR family transcriptional regulator, giving the protein MLRHYDSLGLLSPSRVDPHSGYRFYEPALLARADALVAFRSLGFSLEEVGDLLDEGRTPAELATLLHRRRDELRSQIEADGRRLGEVERRLRLLEGDAMSTLTYTEKPLAALTLTQLTDRVDEIAEVGQRVGPLFGRVYGAFAAAGIEPAGPAIGWYDAVGDGMTFGAGADLGGKPVDGLEVGRLTAHDRAVTAVYRGPMTRIGEAWQELSRHVTDAGLEFAGPCREIYLEMPEDPDGWVTELQQPVR; this is encoded by the coding sequence ATGCTGAGGCATTACGACTCCCTCGGTCTGCTCTCGCCATCCCGCGTCGACCCGCACAGCGGCTACCGGTTCTACGAGCCGGCGCTGCTGGCCCGGGCCGACGCCCTGGTCGCGTTCCGGTCGCTCGGCTTCTCGCTCGAGGAGGTCGGCGACCTGCTCGACGAGGGCCGTACGCCGGCCGAGCTGGCCACGCTGCTGCACCGGCGCCGCGACGAGCTGCGCTCGCAGATCGAGGCCGACGGCCGGCGCCTCGGCGAGGTGGAGCGACGTCTTCGACTTCTGGAAGGAGATGCCATGTCCACCCTCACCTACACCGAGAAGCCGCTCGCGGCCCTCACCCTCACCCAGCTGACCGACCGCGTCGACGAGATCGCCGAGGTCGGCCAGCGCGTCGGGCCGCTCTTCGGTCGCGTCTACGGCGCCTTCGCCGCCGCGGGGATCGAGCCGGCCGGTCCGGCGATCGGCTGGTACGACGCCGTCGGCGACGGGATGACCTTCGGCGCCGGCGCCGACCTCGGCGGCAAGCCCGTCGACGGTCTCGAGGTCGGCCGGCTGACGGCGCACGACCGGGCGGTCACCGCCGTCTATCGTGGCCCGATGACTCGGATCGGCGAGGCCTGGCAGGAGCTGTCCCGCCATGTCACCGACGCGGGCCTCGAATTCGCCGGCCCGTGCCGGGAGATCTATCTGGAGATGCCCGAGGACCCGGACGGCTGGGTCACCGAGCTGCAGCAACCGGTGAGGTAG
- a CDS encoding SatD family protein gives MKSLATVIGDLVGSRVTSDRAKVHEAFAETIEEINRERQPATPLRITVGDEYQGAFETVGAAIQAAFRLRIALDPVVGVRHGIGWGATRLLREDPRVEDGPSWWAARAAIEAAEKAENKAATRSVRTWYQIAEEADGPAPAAINAALVSRDELFFRLDPVSVSVLSGMLSDMSQKAIAAEVDISPSAVSQRVRRDGLAAIVQADELLGAVR, from the coding sequence GTGAAATCCCTAGCGACCGTGATCGGCGACCTCGTGGGCTCGCGCGTCACCTCTGACCGCGCGAAGGTCCACGAGGCGTTCGCCGAGACCATCGAGGAGATCAACCGGGAGCGGCAGCCGGCCACTCCGCTGCGGATCACGGTCGGCGACGAGTATCAGGGCGCCTTCGAGACCGTCGGCGCCGCGATCCAGGCCGCGTTCCGGCTGCGGATCGCGCTCGACCCCGTCGTCGGCGTACGCCACGGCATCGGCTGGGGCGCGACCCGGCTGCTCCGCGAGGATCCCCGGGTCGAGGACGGTCCGAGCTGGTGGGCGGCGCGCGCGGCGATCGAGGCCGCGGAGAAGGCGGAGAACAAGGCGGCCACGCGCAGCGTACGCACGTGGTATCAGATCGCCGAGGAGGCCGACGGGCCGGCGCCGGCAGCGATCAACGCCGCGCTGGTCTCGCGCGACGAGCTCTTCTTCCGGCTCGACCCGGTCTCGGTGTCGGTGCTTTCTGGCATGCTCTCCGACATGTCTCAGAAGGCCATCGCCGCCGAGGTCGACATCAGCCCGTCCGCGGTCTCGCAGCGCGTGCGCCGCGACGGTCTGGCGGCGATCGTGCAGGCCGACGAGCTGTTGGGGGCTGTTCGATGA
- a CDS encoding glutamine synthetase family protein, translating into MGKQQDFVLRALEERDVRFVRLWFTDVLGSLKSVAVAPAELESAFAEGIGFDGSAIEGFARVTEADMLALPDPSTFQILPWRTDGPSTGRMFCDIVMPDGSPSYADPRYVLKRTLSNAAEKGFTFYTHPEIEFYLFKDKPVGGDEPIPVDSSGYFDHTAQSMGADFRREAITMLEAMGISVEYSHHEGGPGQNEIDLRYADALSTADNIMTFRTVVREVALSQDIWASFMPKPFTDHPGSGMHTHVSLFEGDANAFYEPGAEYQLSKTGRSFIGGVLRHSGEITAVTNQWVNSYKRLIGGGEAPAHVAWGHNNRSALVRVPMYKPLKGQSTRVEVRTLDAACNPYLAFAVILAAGMKGIEEGYDLPREAEDDVWALTERERKSLGIDPLPENLDEAIGMAEDSELLAETLGEHVFDFFLRNKRAEWAAYREQVTPYERSKMLPVI; encoded by the coding sequence ATGGGCAAGCAACAGGACTTCGTGCTCCGTGCACTCGAAGAGCGAGACGTACGCTTCGTGCGGCTGTGGTTCACCGACGTGCTGGGCTCGTTGAAGTCGGTCGCGGTGGCTCCGGCCGAGCTCGAGAGCGCCTTCGCCGAGGGCATCGGATTCGACGGCAGTGCGATCGAGGGGTTCGCCCGGGTGACCGAGGCCGACATGCTGGCGCTGCCCGATCCGAGCACCTTCCAGATCCTGCCGTGGCGTACGGACGGCCCCTCGACGGGCCGGATGTTCTGCGACATCGTCATGCCCGACGGGTCGCCGTCCTACGCCGATCCGCGCTACGTGCTCAAGCGCACGCTGTCGAACGCGGCCGAGAAGGGCTTCACCTTCTACACCCACCCCGAGATCGAGTTCTACCTGTTCAAGGACAAGCCGGTCGGCGGCGACGAGCCGATCCCGGTCGACTCCAGCGGCTACTTCGACCACACCGCCCAGTCGATGGGCGCCGACTTCCGGCGCGAGGCGATCACGATGCTGGAGGCCATGGGCATCTCGGTCGAATACAGCCACCACGAGGGCGGACCGGGCCAGAACGAGATCGACCTGCGCTACGCCGACGCGCTGAGCACGGCCGACAACATCATGACCTTCCGCACGGTCGTCCGTGAGGTGGCGCTGAGCCAGGACATCTGGGCGAGCTTCATGCCCAAGCCGTTCACCGACCACCCGGGGTCGGGCATGCACACCCACGTGAGCCTGTTCGAGGGCGACGCCAACGCCTTCTACGAGCCGGGCGCCGAATACCAGCTCTCCAAGACCGGCCGCAGCTTCATAGGCGGCGTGCTGCGCCACTCCGGCGAGATCACCGCGGTCACCAACCAGTGGGTCAACTCCTACAAGCGCCTGATCGGCGGGGGAGAGGCGCCGGCCCACGTCGCCTGGGGCCACAACAACCGCTCGGCGCTGGTGCGGGTGCCGATGTACAAGCCGCTCAAGGGGCAGTCGACCCGCGTCGAGGTCAGGACCCTGGACGCCGCCTGCAACCCCTACCTGGCCTTCGCCGTGATCCTGGCCGCGGGCATGAAGGGCATCGAGGAGGGCTACGACCTGCCTCGCGAGGCCGAGGACGACGTCTGGGCGCTGACCGAGCGTGAGCGCAAGAGCCTCGGCATCGACCCGCTTCCGGAGAACCTCGACGAGGCGATCGGGATGGCCGAGGACTCCGAGCTGCTCGCCGAGACCCTCGGCGAGCACGTCTTCGACTTCTTCCTGCGCAACAAGCGCGCCGAGTGGGCGGCCTACCGCGAGCAGGTCACTCCCTACGAGCGCTCCAAGATGCTTCCGGTGATCTGA